One part of the Dyadobacter sp. 676 genome encodes these proteins:
- the rsmG gene encoding 16S rRNA (guanine(527)-N(7))-methyltransferase RsmG: MELINKYFPDLTADQRDKFGQMGELYEYWNARVNVISRQDIDTLYERHILHSLGIAKVQQFRPGTSILDVGTGGGFPGVPLAIMFPEAQFHLVDSIGKKIRVVQEVVTALKLGNVRVEQVRAEKLDESYEFVVSRAVTRMAPFVGWVKKNISRNSFHNRRNGILYLKGGDLAEELSEIREKPQVYALSDFFMEEFFETKKVVYVPL, encoded by the coding sequence ATGGAATTGATCAATAAATACTTCCCCGACCTGACCGCAGACCAGCGCGATAAGTTCGGGCAGATGGGCGAGTTGTACGAATACTGGAACGCCCGGGTGAACGTGATCTCGCGTCAGGATATAGACACATTATATGAACGCCATATTTTGCATTCGCTGGGCATCGCCAAAGTGCAGCAATTTCGTCCCGGCACCAGCATTCTCGATGTAGGCACGGGCGGAGGCTTTCCTGGCGTCCCGCTGGCTATCATGTTCCCCGAAGCGCAGTTTCACCTGGTCGACAGTATCGGCAAGAAAATCCGTGTTGTGCAGGAAGTCGTTACGGCATTGAAATTGGGGAATGTGCGTGTTGAACAAGTCCGTGCGGAAAAGCTGGACGAGAGCTATGAATTCGTAGTAAGCCGTGCCGTGACCCGCATGGCGCCATTTGTGGGCTGGGTGAAAAAGAATATCAGCCGCAACTCCTTCCATAACCGAAGGAACGGAATTTTATATCTCAAAGGTGGCGACCTGGCGGAAGAGCTCTCGGAGATCAGGGAAAAGCCGCAGGTTTACGCGCTTTCGGACTTTTTCATGGAGGAATTCTTTGAAACTAAGAAAGTCGTATACGTACCTTTGTGA
- a CDS encoding glycosyltransferase, which translates to MADSLLYALGAFVAVQLFYYLFFFTRLAFYGKGANYGNAMPGVTVLVCAWNERENLTELIPLLDAQEYPEYEVILLDDRSDDGSEEYIRENINGWKNIRYIRINDQFNHVTPKKYALTVGMKQAKYPIALMTDADCRPASNHWITAMTSRISEDRDIVLGFSPYFKRKGLLNWFIRCETFYTAVQYLSFALAGLTYMGVGRNILYKRSVFFANKGFYTHKHIFGGDDDIFLNEVSTSSNTTISIEEDSFVYSFPKTSWKDWFRQKRRHMSVSRYYKPRNKVLLGMLSGAHVATWLLGFVTLGWGLLTRDYLLLEYLGIVFGARWAIQWFLLVIINIKLDKTVEWFSFLLMDFALFVYYLVFGFLTMTSRKPRKSWN; encoded by the coding sequence GTGGCCGATTCTTTACTCTATGCGCTGGGGGCGTTTGTAGCTGTTCAGTTATTCTATTATCTCTTCTTTTTTACACGGCTGGCATTTTACGGAAAGGGCGCTAATTACGGCAATGCAATGCCCGGCGTAACGGTTCTGGTGTGTGCCTGGAACGAGAGGGAGAATCTGACGGAGCTAATCCCTTTGCTGGATGCGCAGGAATATCCCGAGTACGAGGTGATCCTGCTGGACGATCGTTCCGACGACGGGAGTGAAGAGTATATCCGGGAGAATATCAACGGATGGAAGAATATCCGCTATATCCGCATCAACGACCAATTCAACCATGTAACACCCAAAAAATATGCATTGACCGTCGGTATGAAGCAGGCCAAATACCCTATCGCGCTTATGACCGACGCCGATTGCCGCCCTGCTTCGAACCACTGGATCACTGCTATGACCTCCCGGATAAGTGAAGATAGGGATATAGTCCTGGGTTTTTCGCCTTACTTCAAACGAAAGGGCCTGCTCAACTGGTTTATCCGCTGCGAAACCTTTTACACGGCTGTCCAATATCTGTCGTTTGCATTGGCCGGACTCACCTATATGGGCGTTGGCCGTAACATATTATATAAGCGCTCGGTGTTTTTTGCCAACAAGGGTTTTTATACACACAAACATATCTTCGGTGGCGACGACGATATTTTTCTGAACGAGGTTTCGACCAGCTCCAATACCACGATCTCCATAGAGGAAGATTCATTTGTGTATTCGTTTCCGAAAACCAGTTGGAAAGACTGGTTTCGCCAAAAGCGCCGGCATATGTCCGTAAGCCGGTATTACAAGCCGCGTAACAAGGTGTTGCTTGGGATGCTTTCCGGCGCGCATGTTGCGACGTGGCTGCTCGGATTCGTTACGCTGGGGTGGGGGCTGCTTACGAGAGACTATTTGTTGCTCGAATACCTGGGCATCGTTTTCGGTGCAAGATGGGCCATTCAATGGTTCTTGCTGGTCATCATTAATATAAAGCTGGATAAGACTGTGGAATGGTTCAGCTTTTTACTGATGGACTTTGCGCTTTTTGTTTATTACCTCGTTTTCGGATTTTTGACCATGACGAGCAGAAAACCCCGTAAATCATGGAATTGA
- a CDS encoding OmpA family protein, producing the protein MKKVSQLIGSFALGAMMALPSFAQPLVQPNSPDYNPKATYDGPYKLNTWSISAHFGPTLFFGDLREYDFWPVTKTNSDSHKESGTFQGGLTLNKQLSYLFGARLDASLGNLRGMKRRTYFRYFEGNYFDVSVSGTVNLKGLLMGPNKMKRWKIDAYAGIGQVFYDATAYDLTGGVKLRETGKMNDWMVPTGLNINYEVTPRIDIGLDFRLTHTNSDFLDATYGGDYDRTPNTVEIKDQQKTSRKGNSELDSYGYGAIQVTYKLGKKPLKVQKVDGKWDYKPEEGGYYHLRYTDPRVLVKPPKILTLEEMDSVAKANRPKDIDPRLLLDTDGDGVSDFFDKEPNSPAGSIVDGAGRVLDFDSYVKNALATGAACSEIFANVTFDTDKNVIKPEFQELLKNVAALMNKNGCRLQLAGHTDRRASDRYNIALSKRRVDAVKNFLINEAGLQDPSKVIVDYFGSFKPIADSATRTGLQKNRRVELKLLP; encoded by the coding sequence ATGAAAAAAGTATCCCAGTTGATTGGTTCGTTTGCCTTGGGAGCAATGATGGCGCTGCCTTCATTCGCACAACCGCTGGTGCAACCGAATTCTCCGGATTACAATCCCAAAGCGACGTACGATGGCCCCTACAAATTGAACACATGGTCAATTTCAGCACACTTTGGCCCGACGCTCTTTTTTGGCGATTTAAGAGAATATGACTTCTGGCCTGTTACCAAAACCAATTCTGACAGCCACAAGGAATCCGGGACTTTTCAAGGAGGCCTCACACTGAACAAACAACTCTCGTACCTGTTCGGCGCCCGTCTGGACGCATCTCTGGGTAACCTGAGAGGTATGAAGCGTCGCACCTACTTCCGTTACTTCGAGGGCAACTATTTCGATGTCTCAGTTTCAGGAACCGTTAACCTGAAAGGACTTCTGATGGGCCCTAACAAAATGAAGCGCTGGAAAATCGATGCGTATGCAGGTATTGGTCAGGTGTTTTACGACGCTACGGCATACGACCTGACTGGCGGCGTGAAGCTTCGCGAAACCGGCAAAATGAATGACTGGATGGTTCCCACAGGTCTGAATATCAACTACGAAGTGACACCAAGAATCGACATCGGTCTCGACTTCCGTTTGACTCATACCAACTCCGACTTCCTTGACGCTACTTACGGCGGCGACTACGACAGAACCCCGAATACCGTTGAGATCAAAGATCAGCAGAAAACTTCCCGCAAAGGAAACTCTGAGCTCGACAGCTACGGATACGGTGCGATCCAGGTAACGTACAAATTGGGCAAAAAGCCTTTGAAAGTACAAAAAGTGGATGGCAAATGGGACTACAAACCGGAAGAAGGCGGATACTACCACCTGCGTTACACAGATCCACGTGTATTGGTTAAGCCACCGAAAATCCTTACACTCGAAGAAATGGACTCCGTTGCAAAAGCAAACCGTCCGAAAGATATCGACCCGCGTTTGCTGCTTGATACCGACGGTGACGGTGTATCCGACTTCTTCGATAAAGAGCCAAACTCACCCGCAGGAAGCATTGTTGACGGTGCCGGTCGTGTACTCGACTTCGACTCTTACGTGAAAAATGCACTGGCAACCGGTGCTGCTTGTAGCGAAATCTTTGCGAACGTTACATTCGACACTGATAAAAACGTAATCAAACCTGAGTTCCAGGAATTGCTGAAAAACGTAGCAGCATTGATGAACAAAAACGGATGCCGCCTGCAACTGGCTGGTCACACCGACCGTCGTGCATCTGACCGCTACAACATCGCGCTCTCAAAACGCCGTGTTGACGCAGTGAAGAACTTCCTGATCAACGAGGCTGGTCTGCAAGACCCAAGCAAAGTGATCGTCGACTACTTCGGATCTTTCAAACCGATCGCCGACAGCGCAACCCGTACAGGCTTGCAGAAAAACCGTCGCGTAGAATTGAAACTTCTTCCCTGA
- the tgt gene encoding tRNA guanosine(34) transglycosylase Tgt, which produces MKFTLQVEDPHSKARAGLIETDHGVIQTPIFMPVGTAGTVKAVHQRELKEDVKAQIILGNTYHLYLRPGLGILEKAGGLHAFNGWDKPILTDSGGYQVYSLAGTGRKINEEGVVFKSHIDGGVHTFTPENVMDIQRTIGADIIMAFDECTPYPCEFTYARKSMEMTHRWLTRCCRRFDATEPRYGHSQTLFPIVQGSVYKDLRRQSAEFIASAGREGNAIGGLSVGEPAEIMYELTEVVCDILPKDKPRYLMGVGTPANILECISLGVDMFDCVMPTRNARNGMIFTTEGIVNIRNEKWRDDMSPIDAGLGGYVSTFYSKAYLRHLVKSGEMLGAQIASIHNLTFYLWLVNSARKKIIDGTFASWKREMEKKLNQRL; this is translated from the coding sequence ATGAAGTTTACATTACAAGTCGAGGATCCCCATTCGAAAGCGAGGGCCGGATTGATCGAGACGGATCATGGGGTTATCCAGACGCCCATTTTCATGCCCGTGGGTACCGCGGGAACCGTGAAAGCGGTTCATCAGCGTGAACTTAAGGAAGATGTCAAGGCTCAGATCATTCTGGGAAATACCTATCATTTATATCTCCGTCCCGGACTCGGCATTCTTGAAAAGGCGGGCGGGCTGCATGCATTCAACGGCTGGGACAAGCCGATACTGACCGACAGCGGCGGTTATCAGGTGTATTCGCTGGCTGGGACCGGCCGTAAGATAAATGAAGAGGGTGTGGTATTTAAGTCCCACATTGACGGTGGCGTACACACATTTACACCCGAAAATGTGATGGATATCCAGCGTACGATCGGTGCCGACATCATCATGGCGTTCGACGAATGTACGCCTTACCCGTGCGAATTTACATACGCGCGGAAATCGATGGAGATGACGCACCGTTGGCTAACCCGTTGCTGCCGCAGGTTCGATGCAACCGAGCCGCGTTACGGTCATAGCCAGACGTTATTCCCCATCGTTCAGGGGAGCGTCTACAAAGACCTGCGCAGGCAGTCGGCCGAGTTTATCGCCTCCGCCGGGCGCGAGGGCAATGCCATCGGCGGGCTTTCCGTGGGCGAGCCGGCGGAGATTATGTACGAACTCACCGAAGTGGTCTGTGATATTTTACCGAAGGACAAGCCACGGTACCTGATGGGCGTAGGCACCCCTGCAAACATCCTGGAATGCATTTCGCTGGGTGTGGACATGTTCGATTGCGTGATGCCGACGCGTAATGCACGCAATGGCATGATTTTTACAACGGAGGGAATCGTCAACATCCGCAACGAAAAGTGGCGGGACGATATGTCACCGATAGACGCCGGCCTTGGCGGGTACGTTAGTACATTTTATAGTAAGGCGTACCTGAGGCACCTTGTAAAATCCGGGGAAATGCTGGGCGCGCAGATCGCCAGCATCCACAACCTGACGTTCTATTTGTGGCTGGTAAACAGTGCGAGAAAGAAAATTATCGACGGAACTTTTGCCTCGTGGAAGCGCGAAATGGAAAAAAAATTGAATCAACGGCTTTGA